The Mixophyes fleayi isolate aMixFle1 chromosome 1, aMixFle1.hap1, whole genome shotgun sequence genome includes a region encoding these proteins:
- the RPGRIP1 gene encoding X-linked retinitis pigmentosa GTPase regulator-interacting protein 1, producing MSLLDETSSDLPVKDTDCRPVVITAIQDVIRGSHSNRSLTQKAPRIKEKDLKTRYRVSLISRNELEDNFLRLHDENLVLKDYVRKQEDKIKRMATKLLRLSSDLAQHGGKKTLGARRDGRDLEAEEVIDDLQDRVRDLEHRNEALKHRLSTYKQRLQLQDGCRHCPYSAVTARIDSGVKKTVLPDKYKKGLRVQGLEIGSPRVTADCYETRADIDRLFQIIGRQHCNVDDKSAISLKELSTVKPRDLGTEMLSLHHMQQVEDQRTTIQENVLNIRLQKELREKNTNLCALREQFQQLKESYETELQEKQKSLTLSHKAVLTQLEDLSSQLKEERGKVVAMEFDQQKMENLQRTLLEFQERVCDLEKEKELLKENYENLLKSSMDSERMNSWKVTEAELKAQITRLEGQNQCHIFDLTQTKEQLQHEKEQIIHLKQEVSQLQYQLFEKMEEIHNLQDKISTVLSSAVAKKVPCEQEMTSQKTQVCNTEDFRILRDTDGEKEDLWDEGRERKRVNEGEKNNQKQPEAESYMECTDLRREEERREMEQHNQRKMREMDAAHAETILELEKIREMLFLQHKINKDYQEELKSVKLKAECESREREEKEREIEARLLQRSSRIQMLEAQLKDIAYGTYPARLSTDDSPTSEVGVSPPSLHRGETLFEVYIGSICFTPYGISIIEDPQPTTFCIYSLYDFETHATPVVTGIRPQYNFTSCYAVTPDPEFLRYLRVATLTVELYRVIGGEHCEVARGRLKLDTVLQTTDRVHSSIILTDVNGESIGELDYWLRMHGSLSLAQCLQKQRNKACSYLSTRRPGGAEKSWKSTLNSGLQNELTIRIWGCRSLKVSCLGHQPSPYIVYHFYHYPDHATSIIPCSNNPQFGDEVVYPLQSTIDLERYLQHECLNVYVFDDEETQPGDYLGKAEVPLLTLAQGNSIQGDFALTNSYGKCTGSVQMSLEWKFPYRGPGQSLWEPTISRHLTPGKLQDVTISQSQSHGKPMPKDAPKFNLSRSRQTKSRKAEGDLHIDVSSSKRGRRDTHLLDHQNLNMKEKRQPCLTDDDMDIHVEDIAIGQEWQGEQLIYEDVNESDPETSSFHSAKQDRRILPKEAGEKLNDRGESQIAESDDDDNDIIVAEPLVPYKPPSTKIRVEVASLTLDPCSEVVGDKSVERVFVEFQFPGVPPEETETPLSLRKPRNGEEIYYHFSKVIHLDNKEHADRRHFLCTLLEGSDTARERVRLKFTVVSDPMNDEEDECRDVGYAYLDLRHLLRRAVDPAEETLQILDVSNPRQIIGALRVVIEAREAAQAVQREKRMKARSASSPFFITK from the exons ATGTCACTGTTGGATGAAACATCTTCAGACCTTCCTGTGAAAGACACAGATTGCAGACCAGTAGTTATAACGGCTATACAAG ATGTAATTAGAGGATCCCATTCCAATAGGTCTCTGACTCAAAAGGCTCCGAGAATAAAAG AGAAAGACCTGAAGACAAGATACAGAGTGTCTTTAATATCCCGAAATGAGCTAGAGGACAATTTCCTGCGCCTCCATGACGAGAATCTAGTTCTAAAGGACTATGTCAGAAAGCAAGAGGACAAAATTAAGAG AATGGCTACAAAATTGCTCCGTTTGAGTTCGGATCTTGCACAGCATGGGGGGAAGAAAACACTGGGTGCTAGGAGAGATGGAAGAGACTTGGAAGCTGAGGAAGTCATTGACGACTTACAAGACCGTGTCAGAGACTTGGAGCACAGAAATGAAGCCTTAAAGCACCGGCTGTCTACATATAAGCAACGACTGCAGTTGCAGGATGGGTGCAGGCATTGTCCCTACAGTGCAGTAACAGCAAGAATAGATTCCGGTGTTAAAAAAACAGTATTGCCAGATAAATATAAGAAAG GTCTACGTGTGCAAGGTCTGGAAATTGGATCCCCACGTGTGACTGCTGACTGCTATGAAACCAGAGCAGATATTGACAGACT GTTCCAGATAATTGGAAGGCAGCACTGCAACGTGGATGACAAATCTGCAATCTCGTTAAAGGAGTTGTCTACTGTGAAGCCAAGAGATCTAGGCACAGAGATGCTTTCCCTGCACCACATGCAGCAAGTTGAGGATCAGCG GACAACTATccaggaaaatgtgttgaatatcCGTTTGCAAAAGGAACTCAGGGAGAAGAACACAAATCTCTGCGCTCTCAGAGAACAATTCCAACAACTCAAAGAG TCTTATGAGACAGAGCTGCAAGAG AAGCAAAAGTCATTGACACTGAGTCACAAAGCGGTGTTGACTCAATTGGAGGATCTCAGCTCACAACTAAAAGAAGAAAGGGGTAAAGTGGTGGCAATGGAGTTTGATCAGCAGAAGATGGAGAACCTTCAGAGGACCCTTCTTGAG TTTCAGGAGCGGGTTTGTGACCTGGAGAAGGAGAAAGAACTTCTCAAAGAAAACTATGAGAATCTTCTTAAAAG CTCTATGGACTCGGAGCGCATGAACTCATGGAAAGTGACAGAAGCAGAGCTGAAGGCACAGATTACTAGACTGGAGGGACAAAATCAATGCCACATATTTGATCTTACACAAACAAAGGAGCAACTTCAGCATGAGAAAG AACAAATTATTCACCTAAAACAAGAAGTCTCCCAGCTGCAGTATCAACTCTTTGAAAAGATGGAAGAAATTCACAATCTTCAGGACAAAATATCAACCGTTTTATCTTCAGCTGTTGCTAAGAAAGTTCCTTGTGAGcaggaaatgacatcacaaaAAACTCAG GTTTGCAATACAGAAGACTTTCGAATATTGAGAGACACAGATGGTGAGAAGGAGGATCTATGGGATGAAGgtagagagaggaaaagagtaaATGAGGGAGAAAAAAATAACCAGAAGCAACCTGAAGCAGAGTCATATATGGAGTGTACAGATCtccggagagaggaggagagaagagagatggaGCAACATAATCAAAGGAAGATGCGGGAAATGGATGCTGCTCATGCTGAGACCATTCTGGAACTAGAGAAAATTCGGGAGATGTTATTCTTGCAGCATAAAATTAACAAGGATTACCAG GAGGAGCTGAAGTCTGTGAAACTTAAGGCAGAGTGTGAGAGCcgagaaagagaagaaaaggagCGTGAAATTGAAGCCAGGCTGCTTCAGCGCAGCTCCAGGATCCAGATGTTGGAAG CTCAGCTCAAGGACATTGCATATGGTACATATCCTGCGAGACTTAGCACTGACGATTCTCCCACTTCTGAAGTTGGTGTCTCCCCACCTTCTCTACATCGTGGGGAAACTCTTTTTGAGGTCTATATTGGCAGCATCTGCTTCACTCCTTATGGAATAAGCATTATTGAAGATCCTCAACCCACCACTTTCTGTATATATTCATTGTATGACTTTGAGACTCATGCTACTCCCGTTGTAACTGGCATCAGACCACAATACAACTTCACTTCTTGTTATGCCGTAACTCCAGATCCTGAATTCCTGCGCTACCTAAGGGTTGCAACACTAACAGTTGAGCTTTATCGAGTTATAGGTGGGGAGCACTGTGAAGTGGCACGTGGTCGGCTGAAACTGGACACAGTACTGCAAACTACAGACAGAGTACACAGCTCTATAATTCTAACTG ATGTCAATGGGGAAAGTATAGGAGAATTGGACTACTGGCTGAGAATGCACGGGTCCCTGTCTCTTGCTCAGTGCCtccaaaaacaaagaaacaaagcaTGTAGCTACCTATCCACTCGCAGACCTGGTGGTGCCGAAAAG TCCTGGAAATCAACATTAAATAGTGGACttcagaatgaattgaccatccgGATCTGGGGGTGCAGAAGTCTAAAAGTGAGCTGTTTGGGGCATCAACCAAGTCCATACATTGTTTATCACTTCTACCATTACCCAGACCACGCCACCTCCATCATACCCTGTAGTAACAACCCTCAGTTTGGGGATGAAGTTGTCTACCCCTTACAGTCGACCATCGATCTGGAACGATATCTCCAGCATGAGTGCCTGAATGTTTATGTGTTTGATGATGAAGAGACACAGCCAGGAGATTACTTGGGAAAAGCAGAAGTACCACTGTTGACACTGGCACAGGGAAACAGCATTCAAG GTGATTTTGCACTTACGAATTCCTACGGTAAATGTACTGGATCAGTGCAGATGAGCCTGGAATGGAAGTTTCCTTACCGTGGTCCGGGCCAGAGCCTTTGGGAGCCAACCATCAGTAGACACCTAACTCCTGGGAAGCTCCAAGATGTTACAATTtcacag AGCCAATCGCATGGGAAGCCAATGCCCAAGGATGCTCCAAAATTTAATTTAAGCAGATCCAGACAAACCAAATCTCGTAAGGCTGAGGGTGACCTGCACATAGATGTGAGCTCTAGCAAAAGAGGAAGGAGAGATACTCACTTATTAGATCATCAAAATCTAAATATGAAAGAGAAAAGACAGCCCTGCTTAACAGATGACGACATGGACATACATGTGGAG gaTATTGCAATAGGACAAGAGTGGCAAGGTGAACAACTTATATATGAAGACGTGAATGAATCAGATCCGGAAACAAGCTCTTTTCACTCTGCTAAACAAGACAGACGAATCCTACCGAAGGAAGCTG GTGAAAAATTAAATGACCGTGGTGAATCACAGATTGCagagagtgatgatgatgataatgatatcatAGTAGCAGAACCCCTAGTTCCATATAAACCG CCTTCAACCAAGATCCGGGTGGAAGTTGCATCACTGACATTGGATCCATGTTCAGAGGTGGTTGGTGACAAATCAGTGGAGAGAGTATTTGTGGAATTTCAATTTCCCGGTGTCCCCCCTGAAGAAACAGAGACCCCCTTGTCACTTCGCAAACCAAGGAATGGCGAGGAGATATACTACCATTTCAGCAAAG TAATACACCTAGACAATAAGGAGCATGCAGATCGCAGACATTTCCTCTGCACACTCCTGGAAGGATCAGACACTGCAAGAGAAAGAGTCAG ATTAAAGTTCACAGTGGTGAGTGATCCAATGAATGATGAAGAAGATGAGTGTCGTGATGTGGGATATGCTTATCTGGACCTGCGCCACCTACTGAGAAGAGCTGTAGATCCAGCTGAGGAAACTCTGCAGA